In a genomic window of Mycolicibacter heraklionensis:
- a CDS encoding DUF6653 family protein — protein MPTITRIRRAMFARHANPWSAWTRWATTPLILVPVWRRSWRDAAWVSVWFALNPMIFPAPADQAAWSTRAMLGEEQWIIARPRDAALLVNLAGGAATAAALLYARRRRLGPTVIATVVAMALTMGYWALMVRYFDRRR, from the coding sequence ATGCCGACCATCACCCGCATCCGCCGCGCGATGTTCGCCCGGCACGCCAACCCGTGGAGCGCCTGGACCCGCTGGGCGACGACGCCGCTGATCCTGGTCCCGGTGTGGCGACGGTCATGGCGGGATGCGGCGTGGGTGTCGGTGTGGTTCGCGCTGAACCCGATGATCTTCCCGGCGCCGGCCGATCAAGCGGCGTGGTCGACCCGCGCGATGCTCGGCGAGGAACAGTGGATCATCGCCCGGCCGCGAGACGCCGCACTGCTGGTGAATCTGGCCGGCGGCGCGGCGACCGCGGCGGCGCTGCTCTACGCCCGACGGCGACGGCTCGGGCCGACGGTGATCGCGACGGTGGTGGCGATGGCGCTGACCATGGGCTACTGGGCATTGATGGTCCGCTACTTCGATCGCCGGCGGTAA
- a CDS encoding alpha/beta hydrolase, whose product MHGWIPVTVQAAAVLSLIVAVGWRSRRWLGRLPLIGGVGLAAAACAYWFVADDGLSGQPPPLTLWLWIALTGAAAALLVLGWAGAAWWRRGISLLAVPLCLASTGLTLNAWVGYFPTAQSAWDQLTSGPLPDQSDMATVNALAGSGTLPERGHVLQVTIPADASHFKHRGELVYLPPVWFAQSPPPALPAVMMIGGEFNTPADWLRSGGAIKAVDDFAAAHHGNAPVLVFVDSGGSFNNDTECVNGPRGNAADHLTEDVVPYVISRFGVSPEPSHWGVVGWSMGGTCAVDLTTMHPDKFNAFVDIAGDLSPNAGTRSQTINRLFGGSVDAWAAFDPSTVIAKHGRYSGVSGWFAVNGSASTSDTGGQLAAAKSLCTLGQVNGIDCAVITEPGQHDWPFAGRVFTHALPWLAARLNTPGVQPVPFPDASRDAARHLTQTGR is encoded by the coding sequence ATGCATGGCTGGATCCCGGTCACGGTGCAGGCGGCGGCGGTGTTGTCGCTGATTGTGGCCGTGGGCTGGCGGTCGCGGCGCTGGCTGGGGCGGCTTCCGCTGATCGGCGGCGTGGGGCTCGCCGCGGCGGCGTGCGCGTATTGGTTTGTCGCCGACGACGGTCTGTCCGGGCAGCCGCCGCCGCTAACCCTGTGGCTGTGGATCGCGCTGACCGGCGCCGCCGCGGCGCTGCTGGTCCTGGGCTGGGCAGGTGCGGCCTGGTGGCGCCGCGGCATATCCCTGCTGGCGGTGCCGCTGTGTCTGGCCAGCACGGGATTGACGCTCAACGCCTGGGTTGGCTACTTCCCGACTGCGCAGAGCGCCTGGGATCAGCTGACGTCCGGCCCACTGCCGGATCAGAGCGACATGGCCACGGTGAACGCGCTAGCCGGCTCGGGCACACTGCCCGAGCGCGGCCATGTGCTGCAGGTGACGATTCCCGCGGACGCCTCGCATTTCAAGCATCGCGGTGAGCTGGTGTACCTGCCGCCGGTGTGGTTCGCCCAGAGTCCGCCGCCGGCGCTGCCGGCCGTGATGATGATCGGCGGCGAGTTCAACACGCCCGCCGACTGGCTGCGCTCCGGGGGCGCGATCAAGGCCGTCGACGACTTCGCGGCAGCACACCACGGCAACGCACCGGTGCTGGTATTCGTCGATTCGGGCGGCTCCTTCAACAACGACACCGAATGCGTCAACGGCCCACGCGGTAACGCCGCCGACCATCTGACCGAAGACGTGGTGCCGTACGTGATCTCGCGCTTCGGCGTCAGCCCCGAACCGTCGCACTGGGGGGTGGTCGGCTGGTCCATGGGCGGCACCTGCGCGGTCGACCTGACCACGATGCATCCCGACAAGTTCAACGCCTTTGTCGACATCGCCGGCGACCTCAGCCCCAACGCGGGAACCCGCTCCCAGACCATCAACCGGCTGTTCGGCGGCAGCGTCGATGCCTGGGCGGCGTTCGACCCTTCGACGGTGATCGCCAAGCACGGCCGATATTCCGGGGTTTCGGGATGGTTCGCGGTCAACGGCAGCGCCAGCACGTCCGACACCGGCGGCCAGCTCGCCGCCGCGAAGTCGCTGTGCACGCTGGGCCAGGTCAATGGCATCGACTGCGCCGTGATCACCGAACCGGGCCAGCATGACTGGCCGTTCGCCGGGCGGGTGTTCACCCACGCGCTGCCGTGGCTGGCCGCCCGGCTGAACACCCCGGGCGTGCAACCGGTTCCGTTCCCGGACGCGTCGCGTGACGCGGCTCGCCACCTTACCCAGACAGGCCGGTGA